The proteins below come from a single Caenibius sp. WL genomic window:
- a CDS encoding SPOR domain-containing protein has product MTQTANRKRLLVLAAAALIGSSALTGSLYARTPDAAMSARQAQNALAKGKRDKAVAWAEQAVAAAPDNAGYRTTLGSAYLNAGRFVSAAAAFGDAVALGDTSPRTMLSLALAQIGAGRAGEALAVLDSANDTIAPADLGLAYALAGDPQRGAAILTDAIRSGENTPKVRQNLAYTLAIGGDWRQARIMASMDIPAEKLGDRLAEWAATAQSGAFQHRVAALLQVPVIAKDPGRPEAFALTGTPAQQPPAADSGPAEAAYTAPAAPYRGGELPALAPVAAASAAPIKVIPAHYTPAPTAAQPDDFHAAFVADTPQGATPTAMIADSVRFVSQPVVQAIPARYRTSPAPLPAPQPTRRETPSATVAAAKRPSGNRLVQLGAFGSEQRARQASQIYLRQYRGLDPSQIRITQANVNGKTYWRVLAAGLSLADARAVCSTLKAQGQICLTNG; this is encoded by the coding sequence CCGCCATGTCCGCGCGGCAGGCCCAGAACGCGCTCGCCAAAGGGAAACGGGACAAGGCCGTTGCATGGGCGGAACAGGCTGTGGCCGCCGCGCCGGACAATGCGGGTTATCGCACCACGCTGGGGTCCGCCTATCTCAACGCGGGCCGTTTCGTGTCCGCCGCCGCCGCGTTTGGCGATGCCGTGGCGCTGGGCGACACCTCGCCGCGCACCATGCTCAGCCTCGCGCTCGCGCAGATCGGTGCGGGCCGCGCGGGGGAAGCGCTGGCCGTGCTCGACAGCGCCAATGACACCATCGCCCCCGCCGATCTCGGCCTGGCCTATGCGCTGGCGGGCGATCCCCAGCGCGGCGCGGCGATTCTGACCGATGCCATCCGCAGCGGCGAAAACACGCCCAAAGTCCGCCAGAACCTTGCCTATACCCTGGCGATTGGCGGGGACTGGCGGCAGGCCCGCATCATGGCATCGATGGATATTCCGGCGGAAAAGCTGGGCGACCGGCTGGCCGAATGGGCCGCCACCGCGCAATCGGGCGCATTCCAGCACCGCGTCGCGGCGCTGCTGCAAGTCCCGGTGATCGCGAAGGACCCGGGCCGCCCCGAAGCATTCGCGCTGACCGGCACGCCCGCGCAACAACCGCCCGCCGCCGACAGCGGCCCGGCCGAAGCGGCCTATACAGCGCCCGCCGCGCCCTATCGCGGCGGCGAACTGCCCGCGCTTGCGCCGGTCGCCGCTGCTTCCGCCGCACCGATCAAAGTGATCCCCGCCCATTACACCCCTGCACCCACCGCCGCCCAGCCCGACGATTTCCACGCGGCATTCGTGGCGGACACACCGCAAGGGGCGACGCCGACGGCCATGATCGCCGATTCGGTCCGGTTCGTATCCCAGCCGGTGGTGCAGGCGATCCCGGCCCGCTATCGCACGAGCCCCGCCCCGCTTCCGGCCCCCCAGCCCACACGGCGCGAAACGCCATCGGCAACTGTCGCGGCGGCGAAGCGGCCGAGCGGCAACCGACTGGTCCAGCTGGGCGCGTTCGGATCGGAACAACGCGCCCGGCAGGCATCGCAGATCTATCTCCGGCAATATCGCGGGCTCGATCCCAGCCAGATCCGGATCACTCAGGCCAACGTGAACGGCAAGACCTATTGGCGCGTTTTGGCGGCAGGATTGAGCCTAGCCGACGCCCGCGCCGTGTGTTCGACGCTCAAGGCCCAGGGGCAAATCTGCCTGACCAACGGCTGA